The genome window TCTGGTCGGTCTTGAAGCTGACAGTTTCGGGATATGCGATTAACTATATTACGCCCTTTGTGGCGCTGGGCGGGGAACCTTACCGGATTTTAGAACTGAAACCTGCATTAGGGATTCAGAAAGCAACTTCTTCGGTTTTGTTATACAGCTTAATGCACATGTTTTCGCACGTCATTTTCTGGCTCGTTTCCATTGTTCTGATTGTAGCCGTTGTGCCATTGAACAATGTCATGCTGGCCGGATGTGGGATTCTGCTGGTGACGGGGCTTGTTTTAGGTTACTGGTTTATCAATGTATATAAAAAGGGATTTACTGTCAGCACATTCCGACTTCTGGAAAAGATACCTTTTATCAAAACCAAGGCGAGAGCATTTGCATTAAAGAACTCTGAAACATTATACGAGGTCGATGAACAGATCCGCATTTTATATGCCGAAAGGAGAAACGTTTTTTACCTGTCGTTGTTCTATGAATTCGTAGCAAGGGTTATCGGCTGTGCAGAGATCTTTTTCACAGCCCACGCCATCGGATTAGGCATGTCACTGTCGGAATCGCTGATCATCAGCTCAGGATCGTCGCTCTTTGCCAACCTGATATTCTTCTTTCCCATGCAACTCGGCACAAGGGAAGGCGGGCTGGCACTGGCACTCAGCAGCGTAGGATTTGCAGCATCACAAGGCATCTTTATTGGCATCGTAATGCGGATCCGTGAAATTGTCTGGATTATCATTGGATTAGCCCTGATTACCAAGAAGTCGAAAGTAAAGCAGGAAGCTGCATTGGTTGAGTGAAAGGGCCCTCAGCGGGTTAGGGTCATTAATAATATATATCAATTTAAAAAAAGGCCGAAGCCGGTTGCCGACAGCCAAAGTACAATATGATTAAAGGGATTTTATTTGATTACGGCGGTACGATCGATACCAACGGCCTGCATTGGGCCAATGTTTTGTGGGAAAGTTACCAGCGTAACCAGGTAAATGTGGACCGGGATGCATTTGCGGAGGCGTATAAATTCGGCGAAAGAGCATTAGCGATCAAGCCGATCATTGAACCGCACCACGTGTTTTATGATGTGTTGTTTCTGAAAGTGGAGCAGCAATTCAGTTTTTTGAAAGAAAAAGGATTTGTTCTTCAAGATGAGGCAATAAGGCTCATCGCCACGGAATGTAACCAATTTGCACGCACTAATGTTGAAAAAGCAGCGCCGGTTTTGGCACTATTGGCGCAAAAATACCCGCTTGTGATGGTTTCCAATTTTTATGGGAACATCAATCACGTTTTGGAGGATTTCGGCATAAGGGATTACTTCCAGGCTGTTGTTGAATCTGCTGTCGTTGGCGTCCGGAAGCCCAACCCGCAAATTTACCAGCTCGGCATTGATCAGCTGGCACTGTCTCCTCAGGAATGTGTGGTAATCGGGGATTCTTATTCCAAAGACATTCAGCCGGCCAAGTCATTAGGCTGCAGCACAATCTGGCTGAATGTGAAAGGGTGGGATGAGGCCGATACGGATTTTAAAGTTTCGGATGCGGATGCTGAGATTACCGATTTTGCCCGGATAGCGGACAGCATTACAAATTTGGGCTAGTTGTCAACTTTTATCGGGCACCGACACAAGCCTTGATAAAATTAAATTGAAAAAGAACATGTACGACATTTGTACCATAGGGCACATTACTTTGGATAAAGTGGTAACTGCCCAGTCAGTCAAATTCATGCCCGGCGGCACTTCGTTTTACTTTTCGAAGGCACTGCGCCAATTCGATGTGGACTATATGCTGGTAACGGCGTTGGCTGAGAAAGAGAACCATATTTTATCTGCATTAAGGGATGAAAACATCCAGATCTTCTCGCAGCCGAGTGAGTTTACCGTGTATTTTGAAAATATCTACAGTGCCAACCAGGATCACCGCGAACAGAATGTGCTGCATAAGGCGGCGCCATTCACCACCGCGCAAATGCCTGACATTGAGGCCAGGATATTTCATTTAGGTCCTTTGCTTTCGGATGATATCACTGTGGACCTTTTGAAATCGCTGGCCGCTAAGGGCACGGTTTCACTGGATATTCAGGGTTATTTAAGATATGTAAAAGATCAGAAGGTTTTGTATAAAGACTGGGCCGATAAAAAAGAAGCGCTTCCGCATGTTTCGATCCTCAAAGCCAATGAGTTTGAAATGGAAGTGGTGACCGGCACCAGCGACGTGCGCAAGGGCGCTGCATATCTGGCGGACCTTGGTGTAAAAGAAGTGATCATCACACTGGGCAGCAAAGGCTCACTGATCTATGTAGACAATGATTTTTTCCGGATTCCGGCCTATAAGCCAACAGCCATCGTGGATGCTACGGGCTGCGGGGACACGTATATGGCTGGTTATCTGAGCAAAAGAATTCAGGGAGCAGGCGTACAGGAAGCGGGTGAATTCGGAGCGGCGATGGCCACTTTGAAGATCCAGTCGTCCGGGCCATTTTCGGGAAATGCCGCAATGGTTGAAGAAGTGCTTCAATATGGAGAATGTGACCGTGAAATGATTGCCCAGGCAATTTATCAATAGTACTCAACAATAGTCATGAAAAACGCAGTTAGAATGATGCTGGCTTTGAGCCTGCTGCTGTGTTCGTATTCAGGAAGTTATTCTGCTAATAAATATTCAAAGGAAGCCGTTGCGGAGCCCGATGAATTTCCAGTACCAAAGAACATCCCGGGATTGCTTTTCTACATTCAGCGTGATCCCAATGCGAATACAATTATTTACCACCTTAACATGGACGAACAGGGTCGGTTAAGCCAAAAGAATCCTGTTGATGCTTTCTGGATGAAGTACGCCGATGGCGGCGAGAAGAAGGATCTGAATTACCTGCAACGAAAATTTGCATACGGAATTAATTCCAAGGCGATTGGAAATGCTACTTATGAGCTGCGGTCTGTGGCGTACTCAAAATTGCCGCTTTATTTAAGGAAAGACAGCAAAAACGAGTATCACGTTTATGCAAATATCAACAAGAAAGAATGCATCCTGAGCCGGGTTTTTATCCGGATTGACGGGGGGACGTTCTGGTCGCCCAATGTACTTTATATTGAACTCAAAGGAACTGAGACAGCTACCGGCAAGACGGTAGTGCAGCGGATTAAGCCGGTTTGATGCGGTTTATATTAGGCAAGTGCACGTTAGTGAATGGAATTTATTTTTTATTTACCATTTTTATGGCTGAATTCCACTCCATTGCTTTTTCCCTACCCGATGGCAGGATATTTGTTGGAGCTAACTGATAGCGAACCTAAATAACGCAAACCTAACGATGACCGAATCTCCGCATCCCGAGCGCGACAATGTTTTTGAAGATGAAATTACCAAAGTATCCGATTTTAAATTCGGAACAACAGTTGTAAAAGTTTTTGACGACATGGTCAGCAGATCCGTCCCGTTCTATAACGAGATGCAGCGCATGTTGGGTGAAATTGCGGCGGATCACGCCAAGGAAGGAAGTTCTGTTTACGATCTGGGCTGCTCTACCGGCACCACAATGATTGAAGTGGACAAGCTCATTCCTTCGGACATCCGGTTTATTGGCATCGACGAGTCGACAGAAATGCTGGATAAATGTGATATAAAGTTAAAGGAAGCGGGTTTTGTCCGTCCTTATGAGCTGTTAACAGGCGATTTACACGAAAAGCTGCCGATCAAGAATGCGTCCGTTGTGATCCTCTGCCTTACATTACAATTCGTGAGGCCGCTGTACAGAGAGCGGTTACTGCGCAACATTTACGAGGGACTTAATCCCGGCGGCGTGTTGCTTTTGGTGGAAAAAGTGCTGGCAGAGAGCACGGTTTTCAATCGTGATTTTATCAAATATTATTACAATTATAAGCGCCGTAACCATTACAGCGAGATGGAAATTTCGCAGAAAAGGGAGGCCCTGGAAAATGTTCTGATTCCTTATAAGCTGTCTGAAAACCTGCTTTTATTAAAGGAAACGGGCTTTGGAGATTGTGAAACTTTCTTCAAATGGTATAATTTTTCAGGTCTAATCGCTTATAAAAAATGATGGTCACTATTGGCAATTTCTTTTTCAGGTTCAGGAACATTTTGTTCATTTTTCTTTATCTGCTTTTATTCTTACCCTCGCCTTTGCTGTTCAAGCCGGAGCATTTTGGAGAGAAATATTATTTGTTTCCTATCATTCTGGGCCTGTTAGTGACATTTTCTGGTGAAATAATCCGGGGCATTACGATTGGCCTTGCATACATTATCCGCGGCGGACGCGACAGGAGGGTTTACGCGGAGAAGCTTGTTACAGAAGGTATTTTTAAGCATTGCCGAAACCCACTTTATGTTGGAAATATCCTAATGTTGCTGGGGGTCGGTATTTTGTCAAATTCTTTGGTTTATGTGGGCATTGTTATGCCGTCTTTTTTGTTCATATATCAGGCGATCGTGCTGGCAGAAGAGAATTTTTTACGTAACAAGTTTGGCGCCGATTTCGACAATTATTGCAGGAAAGTGAATCGCTGGATCATCAATTTCAGCGGCATGTCGGAGACATTCAATGACATGCGTTTTAATTATAAGCGATGGATTTTAAAGGAATATAACACGTTGTTCGTCTGGTTAATGGGGATCACTGCCATCATTTTGTTCAGATATCCCGAGCTGACGCCGGACAGCGATACGCGTATCAAACTTTTCATAGGCATAGGTGTTTTTCTCGGCCTGGTTTATGGTTATATCAAATATTTGAAAAAATCGGGGAAAATGACCGACAGCCTGGCCTAGCGTGCCTCTTTTGATAATCTTACTTGGGGTAAGCTTGCAGACTGTTTGCCGATCAGCGCGGCACAAATAATTAAAAACAATACCCCCTAATAAACAGTAAGCATTATGAAAATTGTAATCGTAGGTGGCGGATTTGCCGGTGTGAATCTGGCGCTTGATCTGGCCAAAAGCAATAAGTTTGAAGTAACACTTGTCGATAAGAACAATTACAACTTCTTCCCGCCGCTAATCTATCAGGTTGCCACGGCGTTTTTGGAGCCATCCAGCATCAGCTACCCTTTTCGAAAGCTTTTCAGGGGAAAACCAAATCTCTTCTTCCGATTGGGTGAGCTGCAAAGCGTGGTAACCACCGAAAACAAGATTATCCTTTCAAACGGCGAGCTGGAATATGATTACCTGGTGTTTGCCACCGGAGCAGAAACGAATTTTTTCGGCATGGAGAATGTCAAGCGCAATGCTACGCCGATGAAAACGGTGGAAGATGCTATTGGCATGCGCAACAGGCTGTTGCAGCAGATGGAGCAGGCTACAATTTCCGAGGATCCGGAAGAAGTCAGAAAGCTCCTCACCGTAGTGATTGCCGGCGGCGGGCCTACCGGCGTGGAAATCTCGGGGATGTTCGCCGAGATGCGTAACGGCATTTTAAGAAAAGAATACCCCGAACTGGCCGGAAAAGGAAGCGAAATATACCTGGTCGACGGCGGCGATGCATTGCTTTCCCCGATGAGCGTTGCTTCTCAAAAAGATACTTACGAGGCTTTAAGAAAGCTCGGCGTGAAGATAAAGCTGAACACCCACGTATCGGATTTTGTTGACGATAAGGTGTGTTTCAGTGAAGGTGAATGCATTGAAGCGAAAACGTTGATATGGGCGGCAGGTGTGACGGGCAAAGTGTTCGAAGGCATTCCCCCGGAAGCCTATGGGCGTGGCAGGAGAATGCTGGTGGATGCATATAACAAGCTGGTCGGGACGTATAACATTTACGCTATTGGAGACGCGAGTTTGCAGCAAACAGACCCTAACTTTCCAAACGGGCACCCGCAGGTTGCGCAAGTGGCCATTCAGCAAGGTAAAGCGTTGGCGCAAAATTTCAGAAGAGCAGCAGAAAATCAGGCTTTAAGACCATTTACTTACCATGATAAAGGCTCAATGGCCATTATAGGCCGCGCAAAGGCCGTTGTGGACATGCCGTCGCCTAAGCTGCATTTCAAAGGCGTGATCGCCTGGCTTGCCTGGCTGTTTATACACCTTGTCTCGCTGATTAATCACCGGAACCGGATCAAGACGCTGTATAACTGGATGGTGGCTTATTTCACCAAAGACCAGTCGCTGCGGATGATCATTAAGCCATCTGTTACTCAGAAGGTTGCAGAGCCTGTTTTGAAAGAGTAATTAATATTTAACATTGGAGTTTAACAAAAAACGCGGACTTTTGGCGACCGTCTGTAAGTGAGCGCTTTTTAAAAATAATAATAATGGAACCGAAGATTATTGATGTAATCCAAGATGCACCATACGGTCTCCAGAAAATCGATTCTTCCGTCTCATTCAGGAATTTTATAAACTTCCTTGAAGAGAAAGCAGGTCAGGAACAAACAGTCAAAAAAACATTCTTTTCCATGGTGCTGGACAGGCTTCGGTCTAATCCGGCTTTTTCCGCAGACATTGATCTCAACAACATTGCGGATTTCAAGGAAGAACTGAGTTTGGTCTATGGCATGCTGATGCCGCCCGTTACGAATGAAGATGAAGTTTTTTGGGCGCTTAGTACGCCTGTAAGCCCTGTTGTATTTTACGGCACATCAGGCTTTTATAAGCTGATGACGGATAATTCCGGCTGCGTCCGGTGCGAGATCGCGGATAAAACCGCGATCAATGTGAAGCAGAAGATGAAAAAGCTTTACTCGTTCATCCTCGAACGGCTTTATCATTTTCCGCCCATGCATGAAAACGACCTGATCATTGCGCTGAATGACGACAAGACCGGCCTGAAACGATATTACCGTGCTAATCTGGACACCCGTTTTGCAGACGTATATGCCAAGGGAAGCCTTCCTGAAATTGACGTGGAAGAAATCCGGAAGGAGTGGCAGGAATCCAGCGAAATAGATGTCCTGAGCCAGCTGCTTCCCCTTACCATGTTCCGGTTCGAGGGTTTTTCCGTTATTACATTCACGGATGTAACGGCAGAGCATGCCGTTGATAACATTAAAAGTGCGATCCTGGATCGCGCATCCTATGACGCAAACACTTATTTCAGCAATATTACCAATGCGCTGAAAATGCTTGCATGTAATTCGGACATTGATTTTGGCCTGTTACCCGTGCTGCGGGTAAACAAAAAACTGGTTTTTGACCGCAGTACCGTGCTTTTCAGCAAGCTGATGACCGCGGCGCTCGAAAATGATAAGGCCGAAGACATGTATTTGTCCATGGCCAATCAGTATTTTCAGGCCCCTAAGGTGGTGTTTATGAGAAATCTGGCTCTGGAAGATGAAAGCAAGATGGATTTCATCCGCACGCTCAAAGCTGATGGCGTAGAATCATATGCCTTGCTGCCGGTATATTATGATAGTAAAGCCATCGGTGTGCTGGAGGTGTATTCCAAATCACAGAAGGCGATCGATGAGCGCGTGCTGGCGCGGCTGGATGCAGCGCTTCCGTTCATCGGGCAAATGATGAAATATTACATTGATGAATTCAATGTAGAGATCGACAATGTGATCCGGGAGAAATTCACTTCGTTACAGCCGGCGGTGCAGTGGCGGTTCCGGGAAACGGCGTGGCATTACTTGCGTGACAAATCCCTCAGCCTGCCTGCGCCAACCATTGAAAATATCCAGTTCAGGAATGTGTATCCGCTGTACGGGGCCATAGATATCAGAAATTCTACACTCGAAAGAAATGCAGCGTTACGGGATGATTTGCACTTACAATTTGACTTATTGATAGAAACCTTTACGATATTAAAGCAGAAACTGGGGTTCGGGCTGGCCGATGAAATGATCTATAAATGTAAAAAATGGATCGAAGAAATCAACAGTGACTCCACGGACAGCGATGAAATGCGTGTGCGGGATTTCCTCGAATACGAAGCACATCCTTTCCTGCTGCATTTCAAGGAAGCCCGGGCTTTTCAATCGGCCTCCGGTGTGCCGGATGATGACAATGAGGAACTGGTGGATGTTATTGACAGATATTTTGAGATAACAGACGAACATACCGGTGCTGCTTTTTCGAACAGGCGTGCGCTTGAAGCTTCTATGCAAACGGTCAACTCGTCGGTAAACTTGTATCTGGACCTGTTCAGAAAGGAAATTCAGCAATCTTACCCCTGCTATTTTGAAAAGTTCAGGACGGATGGAATCGAATACGATATCTATATAGGCCAGTCGATAGAGCCTGAAAAGAAATTTAGCGAGCTGTATCTTAAAAACATCCGGCTCTGGCAGCTGACTTCCATGGCAGCGATTTCCAAAATCACGAATTCGCTGATTCCCCAGATGGAAAAACCGCTGCAAACCACGCAGTTGATTTTCATACATTCCAGCAGCATTGATATCAGCTTCCGCGACGATGAAAGACGTTTTGATGTGGAAGGTGCGTACAATATTCGTTATCAGGTTATTAAAAAACGCATCGACAAAGTCCACGTCAAAGGGACCGGCGAGCGCCTTACACAACCCGGGAAAATAGCGCTGGTTTATTTTAATAGTAAATCTGCCGAAGAATATGTCGGTTATATCCGGTATTTACAGGAGAAAAAGACTTTAAATAATGACCTTGAATTTCTTGATCTGGAAGAACTGCAGGGTGTTACAGGATTGAAGGCGCTCAGGGTGGGGGTTAACCTCGACTCCGAGTGGCTCTGATGCAATAAGGAATGCGGTAATAAAACTCTGAACCTCTATGAATTACAACCATCGGCTTGACAAGGTGAGGCATTATGTCCATCATTTTTTTGGTACCAAAGAACTGGCGCAACTCAGTTACCATAACCTGGTACATACCGAAGCCGTTGTATCCAATGCAGTCAAAATAGCCAATCATTACCGGTTGGAGGACAAGGAAACATTCATTGTCGTTACCGCGGCCTGGTTCCATGATACGGGTTACAGCACCGGCGATGCGGCTGGTCATGAGCAACGCGGAGCTGCACTTGCCGCCGAGTTTCTGCGGTCGGAGGAAGTGGATGAGAGCGTCATTGCGGAAGTGGAAGGCTGCATTCTGGCGACCATATGGCCACAAAATCCAAAAAACTTCCTGCAACAAGTGGTTTGTGACGCCGACCTGTTTCATTTCGGAACGCCGGAATTTTCGGATTGGAACAAGCTGGTAAGGAAAGAAGCAGAGCAGCGTGCCGGCAAAAAAATGGACAAAGCGCAATGGCGCAAAAGCACCATTGCATTGCTGGAATCGCACACATTCCAAACCGATTACTGCCGCGATATGCTGGACAAGCAGAAGCGCAAGAACATTGAAAAGCTAAAAGAAAAGGGGCTGGAATCGTTACCTGCGGCGGAAGAGCCGGTTACTGAAACGGTTGCCCATACATTTACTCCCGCAACCGCACCGGAAATCACCGATCTCAGAAAGATAAAAAACGACCGGCCCGACAAAGGCATTGAAACGATGTTCCGGATCAGCTCCAATAACCATCAAAGGTTAAGTGATATGGCTGATAATAAGGCACATATCATGATCACGACCACGTCTATCATTATTTCCGTCCTGCTAAGCGTCCTCATCCGGAAACTGGAAGACAACACATACCTGATCATTCCTACCATGCTTTTGCTGACGATTTGCATGATCACCATGGTGTTTTCAATCCTTTCCACACGTCCGACGATCCCGCACGGCACATTCACACAGGAGGATATTGATACCAAAAACGTGAACCTGCTGTTTTTCGGGAATTTTTACCGGATGTCGTATAATGATTATTCCAATGGCATGCAGCGCATGATGAACGACCGCGAGTTTTTATATGGAAGTTTAACTAAGGATGTATATTCCCAGGGCGTTGTGCTGGGCCGGAAATACAGGTTGCTGCGCATTGCTTACAATGTATTTATGTTCGGTATAGTCGTGTCCGTCATAGCTTTTGTGTTTGCCTCCGCACTTTTTGAACATTGATCAATGATGGAAAAGTACCGCTATTTCAACCGTGATATCAGCTGGCTTTCCTTTAATGGACGTGTTTTGCAAGAGGCTGCCAACGAGGCCGTTCCGTTGATGGAGCGTATCCGGTTCCTTTCGATTTTCTCTTCCAATCTGGACGAATTTTACCGGGTCCGGATGCCTTACCTGCAAAAAAAGGAGATCCTGGACCGCAACGAGGATGCTTATAGCAAAGCCGGGACGATCATTAACAAGCAGCAGGACGAGTTCGGAAGGATATTAAGCGAATCGATTATTCCTTCGCTGAGCCAACTCGGCGTCCATTTTTGCTACAAGAATGGAATTCCCGGAAACATTGCGAATGTTGCAGACGATTATTTCTTTGCGCAGGTTGCGGGTTTCTTGCAACCTGTTGTCCTGAAAAAAAGTACATTGTTTTTCCCCGAAAACAATCAGCTATATCTCGTAGTTATTTTGCAATATCCAGCTGATAAGGAGCGGATTGCGCTGGTCAACATTCCTGCCGGTAACCTGAGCCGGTTCCTTAAAATCACAAGGGAGAAGCAGGATTACATTATTTTCCTCGAAGACATTATCAAGCGCAACCTGAAAAGCCTTTTTCCGCGAGTTATCAGTATGCAATCTTTCAACATTAAAGTAACGCGGGATGCCGAGCTGGACATGATGGATGAAGACGGGGACGACATTGCCGAAAAATTTGAAAAACAACTGATCAAGCGGGAGCTGGGTTTTGCTACGAGGTTGCTCTTCGAGCCAGGGCTGCCGCTGCGGCATTTGCAAAACATTATCTCTTTTTTTGATCTCAAAAGCGCTTCTGTTGTCCAGGGAGGCCGTTATCATAATCTCAAAGATCTGGCGTCGCTGCCGGTAAGCCCGCCTGCCGAGACATATCCCAAATGGCCTGCGGCAGAAGGCATAGAAGGTGTAAACGAGCATACATCGCTCTTTGACTCGCTCCTCGAACGCGATTTGATGGTCCACGCGCCATACCAGAGTTACGACACCATCCTGCGGTTCTTCAATGAAGCGGCTATTAATCCGCAGGTTGAAGAAATTTACACAACCATGTATCGCGTGGCGCATGATTCCAAAATTGCATTTGCACTGATCAGCGCAGCCAAGAATGGCAAAAAGGTGACGGTCCTGGTGGAATTAAAAGCCAGGTTTGATGAAGCCAACAACATTCGCTGGGCGAAAAAAATGAAGTCTGCCGGCGTGAAGATCGTGCATAGCGTGAATGCGCTGAAAGTGCATGCGAAGCTGGCTTTGGTTAAGAGAAAACACGCTTCATGCCCATATCTGGGCTTGTTGGCGACGGGTAATCTCAATGAAGGAACGGCACGTTTTTACACAGACCATATATTGCTGACAGCCCACCAGCCTATGCTCCTGGAAGCAGAGACGCTTTTCCGATTTTTAAGTAAAAAGAAAAAACCAGACAGCTCCGACATTATCGCATTCCAGCATTTACTGGTGGCGCAGTTCAATTTACAAACTAAATTCCTGCAACTGATCGACCGCGAGATTGCACATGCAAAAAGTGGCAGGGAGGCAGGCATTACCATTAAACTGAACAACCTCGAAGAAGAAATACTGGTCAACAAGCTTTACGAAGCGTCGAATGCAGGCATTAACATCCGGTTGATCGTGCGCAGCGTCTGCCGGATTGTGCCGGGCGTGATGGGGCAAAGCGAAAATATTACAGTAAAGCGGATCGTAGACCGTTACCTGGAACACGGCCGTGTTTTTATCTTTCACAATAATGGTCAGCCCGAGCTGTTTATGGGCTCCGCAGACTGGATGAACCGGAACATTTACCGCCGTATCGAAGTCTGTTTCCCGATTTACAGCGAAAAGCTTAAAGCGAAAATGATGGACATTATCGAGCTGCAATGGCAGGATACAGAACAAGCTGTCCTGATCGATAGTGACTTAAACAATATTTCACTGAAAACGGACAACAAAGGAATCCGTTCGCAGGAGGAAATTTACAGGCTGTTGTCAAAAGACATAGCCGAACTGAAAACGCATTAAAAAATATGGCAACATTCTTACAGCACATTGGTATGCTGGCCTTGCTCACGTTGGGCGGGTGCGACTCCACAAAAAAAGAACAGGTTGTTTACAAAGATTATGATCTGGGCAAGCCCGACAAGTTTAATATGCCGGAAAGCCTTTTCGAGATCTCGGGTATTACATTAAACCAGGGAAATCCCGACACTATTT of Dyadobacter chenhuakuii contains these proteins:
- a CDS encoding lysylphosphatidylglycerol synthase transmembrane domain-containing protein; its protein translation is MSSKAYKALFMAIGILSLGYMIYGTGPLVIWENISRTGIWFIPVIGSWLVIYILNALAFRSIIREPNLPESNLSFWSVLKLTVSGYAINYITPFVALGGEPYRILELKPALGIQKATSSVLLYSLMHMFSHVIFWLVSIVLIVAVVPLNNVMLAGCGILLVTGLVLGYWFINVYKKGFTVSTFRLLEKIPFIKTKARAFALKNSETLYEVDEQIRILYAERRNVFYLSLFYEFVARVIGCAEIFFTAHAIGLGMSLSESLIISSGSSLFANLIFFFPMQLGTREGGLALALSSVGFAASQGIFIGIVMRIREIVWIIIGLALITKKSKVKQEAALVE
- a CDS encoding HAD family hydrolase; the encoded protein is MIKGILFDYGGTIDTNGLHWANVLWESYQRNQVNVDRDAFAEAYKFGERALAIKPIIEPHHVFYDVLFLKVEQQFSFLKEKGFVLQDEAIRLIATECNQFARTNVEKAAPVLALLAQKYPLVMVSNFYGNINHVLEDFGIRDYFQAVVESAVVGVRKPNPQIYQLGIDQLALSPQECVVIGDSYSKDIQPAKSLGCSTIWLNVKGWDEADTDFKVSDADAEITDFARIADSITNLG
- a CDS encoding PfkB family carbohydrate kinase: MYDICTIGHITLDKVVTAQSVKFMPGGTSFYFSKALRQFDVDYMLVTALAEKENHILSALRDENIQIFSQPSEFTVYFENIYSANQDHREQNVLHKAAPFTTAQMPDIEARIFHLGPLLSDDITVDLLKSLAAKGTVSLDIQGYLRYVKDQKVLYKDWADKKEALPHVSILKANEFEMEVVTGTSDVRKGAAYLADLGVKEVIITLGSKGSLIYVDNDFFRIPAYKPTAIVDATGCGDTYMAGYLSKRIQGAGVQEAGEFGAAMATLKIQSSGPFSGNAAMVEEVLQYGECDREMIAQAIYQ
- a CDS encoding DUF4833 domain-containing protein; protein product: MKNAVRMMLALSLLLCSYSGSYSANKYSKEAVAEPDEFPVPKNIPGLLFYIQRDPNANTIIYHLNMDEQGRLSQKNPVDAFWMKYADGGEKKDLNYLQRKFAYGINSKAIGNATYELRSVAYSKLPLYLRKDSKNEYHVYANINKKECILSRVFIRIDGGTFWSPNVLYIELKGTETATGKTVVQRIKPV
- the cmoA gene encoding carboxy-S-adenosyl-L-methionine synthase CmoA encodes the protein MTESPHPERDNVFEDEITKVSDFKFGTTVVKVFDDMVSRSVPFYNEMQRMLGEIAADHAKEGSSVYDLGCSTGTTMIEVDKLIPSDIRFIGIDESTEMLDKCDIKLKEAGFVRPYELLTGDLHEKLPIKNASVVILCLTLQFVRPLYRERLLRNIYEGLNPGGVLLLVEKVLAESTVFNRDFIKYYYNYKRRNHYSEMEISQKREALENVLIPYKLSENLLLLKETGFGDCETFFKWYNFSGLIAYKK
- a CDS encoding methyltransferase family protein; this translates as MMVTIGNFFFRFRNILFIFLYLLLFLPSPLLFKPEHFGEKYYLFPIILGLLVTFSGEIIRGITIGLAYIIRGGRDRRVYAEKLVTEGIFKHCRNPLYVGNILMLLGVGILSNSLVYVGIVMPSFLFIYQAIVLAEENFLRNKFGADFDNYCRKVNRWIINFSGMSETFNDMRFNYKRWILKEYNTLFVWLMGITAIILFRYPELTPDSDTRIKLFIGIGVFLGLVYGYIKYLKKSGKMTDSLA
- a CDS encoding NAD(P)/FAD-dependent oxidoreductase, encoding MKIVIVGGGFAGVNLALDLAKSNKFEVTLVDKNNYNFFPPLIYQVATAFLEPSSISYPFRKLFRGKPNLFFRLGELQSVVTTENKIILSNGELEYDYLVFATGAETNFFGMENVKRNATPMKTVEDAIGMRNRLLQQMEQATISEDPEEVRKLLTVVIAGGGPTGVEISGMFAEMRNGILRKEYPELAGKGSEIYLVDGGDALLSPMSVASQKDTYEALRKLGVKIKLNTHVSDFVDDKVCFSEGECIEAKTLIWAAGVTGKVFEGIPPEAYGRGRRMLVDAYNKLVGTYNIYAIGDASLQQTDPNFPNGHPQVAQVAIQQGKALAQNFRRAAENQALRPFTYHDKGSMAIIGRAKAVVDMPSPKLHFKGVIAWLAWLFIHLVSLINHRNRIKTLYNWMVAYFTKDQSLRMIIKPSVTQKVAEPVLKE
- a CDS encoding GAF domain-containing protein; this encodes MEPKIIDVIQDAPYGLQKIDSSVSFRNFINFLEEKAGQEQTVKKTFFSMVLDRLRSNPAFSADIDLNNIADFKEELSLVYGMLMPPVTNEDEVFWALSTPVSPVVFYGTSGFYKLMTDNSGCVRCEIADKTAINVKQKMKKLYSFILERLYHFPPMHENDLIIALNDDKTGLKRYYRANLDTRFADVYAKGSLPEIDVEEIRKEWQESSEIDVLSQLLPLTMFRFEGFSVITFTDVTAEHAVDNIKSAILDRASYDANTYFSNITNALKMLACNSDIDFGLLPVLRVNKKLVFDRSTVLFSKLMTAALENDKAEDMYLSMANQYFQAPKVVFMRNLALEDESKMDFIRTLKADGVESYALLPVYYDSKAIGVLEVYSKSQKAIDERVLARLDAALPFIGQMMKYYIDEFNVEIDNVIREKFTSLQPAVQWRFRETAWHYLRDKSLSLPAPTIENIQFRNVYPLYGAIDIRNSTLERNAALRDDLHLQFDLLIETFTILKQKLGFGLADEMIYKCKKWIEEINSDSTDSDEMRVRDFLEYEAHPFLLHFKEARAFQSASGVPDDDNEELVDVIDRYFEITDEHTGAAFSNRRALEASMQTVNSSVNLYLDLFRKEIQQSYPCYFEKFRTDGIEYDIYIGQSIEPEKKFSELYLKNIRLWQLTSMAAISKITNSLIPQMEKPLQTTQLIFIHSSSIDISFRDDERRFDVEGAYNIRYQVIKKRIDKVHVKGTGERLTQPGKIALVYFNSKSAEEYVGYIRYLQEKKTLNNDLEFLDLEELQGVTGLKALRVGVNLDSEWL
- a CDS encoding Pycsar system effector family protein; translation: MNYNHRLDKVRHYVHHFFGTKELAQLSYHNLVHTEAVVSNAVKIANHYRLEDKETFIVVTAAWFHDTGYSTGDAAGHEQRGAALAAEFLRSEEVDESVIAEVEGCILATIWPQNPKNFLQQVVCDADLFHFGTPEFSDWNKLVRKEAEQRAGKKMDKAQWRKSTIALLESHTFQTDYCRDMLDKQKRKNIEKLKEKGLESLPAAEEPVTETVAHTFTPATAPEITDLRKIKNDRPDKGIETMFRISSNNHQRLSDMADNKAHIMITTTSIIISVLLSVLIRKLEDNTYLIIPTMLLLTICMITMVFSILSTRPTIPHGTFTQEDIDTKNVNLLFFGNFYRMSYNDYSNGMQRMMNDREFLYGSLTKDVYSQGVVLGRKYRLLRIAYNVFMFGIVVSVIAFVFASALFEH